A stretch of the Archangium violaceum genome encodes the following:
- a CDS encoding beta-L-arabinofuranosidase domain-containing protein: MKSDTSWRSTWRIDRRSVLRYTAWAGVAAGLGAFRSRAAGAVPALSQGMSMPPTTERLLPFPLANVALADGVFSRKRDLMLDYGRGYDVNRLLSVFRANAGLDPGRAVAPGGWEGLDGEANGNLRGHYGGHFLSMLAQAYASTGEAVFNDKLTAMVAGLHACREALARTNPWVLSVPGRFGGAIENVRGSYQYVTLPPAAVGTADQLTLSMWVRPTRSDAWARLFDAGNDTTRYFYLAQRNGSGVPRFAITTSGAGGEQAVNGSAPLPLDTWSHIAVTLDGHAAHLYVNGVLVGSNSAVSLTPAALGTLRDYWIGRSHYGADPLYVGGIDELNLYSRALSAEEVAELQWAPAASGPVGRGDLASYDFDDTDTATIADSSGAGRHAGLRRTWGAPSHPGFLAAYPETQFITLESMTASNYQVVWAPYYTAHKILKGLVDAHLNSDDAGTRAKALELASGLCDWMHSRLSRLSQAVRQRMWSLFSSGEFGGIVEAIVDTYSLTGKREHLELAGFFQLSSLIDACASNTDILNGLHANQHIPIFNGLVRLYDETGEERYLTAARNFWPMVAEHRTYSIGGTSDGEFWKARDAIASTLTSVNAETCCAHNMLKLSRLLFFHEQDPRYMEFYERTLFNQILGSKQDKADSEYPLVTYFIGLAAGSQRDFTPKSGTTCCEGTGMESATKYQDSVYFRTAGDDALYVNLFSPSVLRWDTKGITVTQTTGFPVEQGTTLTIVGSGGFSLRLRRPAWATTGYRVRVNGTVVDTSATRPGSYHSIDRVWSDGDTVTVDMPFSFRVEATPDDPDLRAVFYGPIHLVARAASTTTLSFSLDRLTRLSGDLVDAFAPVAGKALHFTVGDTEFVPFLEGTTDPFHSYVKNVTPTVVFAGLDSGVGNVRGADGLRLLDAVWRNAPFASKGDWVEHVRQTSAAWLAGGFISNADHQKLLTTAGRARVLP; the protein is encoded by the coding sequence ATGAAATCCGATACCTCCTGGCGTTCGACGTGGCGGATTGATCGCCGTAGCGTGCTTCGTTACACGGCCTGGGCAGGGGTGGCCGCGGGCCTTGGCGCATTCAGGAGCAGGGCGGCGGGTGCCGTGCCGGCGCTGTCCCAGGGCATGTCGATGCCGCCGACCACCGAGAGGCTGCTTCCCTTTCCCCTGGCGAACGTCGCGCTGGCGGATGGGGTCTTCTCACGCAAGCGCGACCTGATGCTCGACTACGGGCGGGGATACGACGTCAACCGCCTGCTCTCGGTGTTTCGTGCGAATGCCGGGCTGGATCCCGGGCGGGCGGTGGCTCCCGGGGGGTGGGAAGGGCTCGATGGCGAAGCGAATGGCAACCTGCGCGGCCACTATGGAGGCCACTTCCTCTCGATGCTCGCCCAGGCCTACGCGAGTACCGGCGAGGCGGTCTTCAATGACAAGCTCACCGCGATGGTGGCGGGTCTTCACGCGTGCCGGGAGGCATTGGCACGGACGAACCCCTGGGTCCTCAGCGTGCCCGGTCGGTTTGGCGGGGCCATCGAGAATGTTCGCGGTTCCTATCAGTACGTCACGCTACCGCCCGCGGCGGTCGGGACAGCGGACCAACTGACCCTGTCGATGTGGGTCCGCCCCACTCGCTCCGACGCATGGGCGAGGCTCTTCGATGCCGGCAACGACACGACGAGGTACTTCTACCTGGCCCAGCGCAACGGCAGTGGCGTTCCGCGCTTCGCCATCACCACCAGCGGGGCCGGCGGCGAGCAGGCAGTCAATGGGAGCGCGCCACTGCCGCTCGACACCTGGAGCCACATCGCCGTCACCTTGGATGGACACGCGGCGCATCTGTACGTCAACGGTGTCCTGGTGGGCTCCAACAGCGCGGTGAGCCTCACCCCCGCGGCGCTGGGAACCCTGCGGGACTACTGGATCGGCAGGTCGCACTACGGCGCCGACCCGCTCTACGTCGGAGGTATCGACGAGCTCAACCTCTACAGCCGGGCGCTCTCGGCCGAAGAGGTGGCCGAGCTGCAGTGGGCTCCAGCGGCCTCGGGTCCCGTCGGTCGCGGCGACCTGGCGTCGTACGACTTCGATGACACCGACACGGCGACGATCGCGGACTCCTCCGGGGCAGGCCGCCACGCGGGCCTACGGCGTACCTGGGGCGCCCCCAGTCATCCCGGTTTCCTCGCGGCGTATCCGGAGACGCAGTTCATCACCCTCGAGTCCATGACGGCCAGCAACTACCAGGTCGTGTGGGCGCCCTATTACACCGCGCACAAGATACTCAAAGGTCTGGTCGACGCACATCTCAACAGCGATGACGCCGGCACCCGGGCGAAGGCATTGGAGCTCGCGTCTGGCCTCTGCGATTGGATGCACTCCCGGCTGAGCCGCCTGAGCCAGGCGGTTCGCCAGCGCATGTGGAGCCTCTTCTCGAGTGGCGAGTTCGGAGGCATCGTCGAGGCCATCGTCGACACCTACTCCCTCACCGGGAAGCGGGAGCACCTGGAACTGGCCGGCTTCTTCCAGCTGAGCTCACTCATCGACGCCTGCGCGAGCAACACCGACATCCTGAACGGGCTGCATGCGAACCAGCACATCCCGATCTTCAACGGCCTCGTCCGGCTCTACGACGAGACAGGAGAGGAGCGCTACCTCACGGCGGCCCGGAATTTCTGGCCGATGGTGGCCGAGCACAGGACCTACAGCATCGGTGGGACCAGCGATGGCGAGTTCTGGAAGGCCCGGGACGCGATCGCCAGCACCCTCACCTCGGTCAATGCCGAGACCTGCTGTGCCCACAACATGCTGAAGCTCTCGCGCCTGCTCTTCTTTCACGAGCAGGATCCGCGCTACATGGAGTTCTACGAGCGCACCTTGTTCAACCAGATCCTGGGGTCGAAACAGGACAAGGCCGACTCGGAGTACCCCCTGGTCACCTACTTCATCGGCCTGGCCGCGGGGTCACAACGAGACTTCACTCCCAAGTCCGGCACCACCTGCTGCGAGGGCACCGGCATGGAGAGTGCCACGAAGTATCAGGACTCGGTCTACTTCCGGACCGCGGGCGACGATGCCCTCTATGTCAATCTCTTCAGCCCCTCGGTGCTGCGCTGGGACACGAAGGGCATCACCGTGACCCAGACGACGGGCTTCCCGGTCGAGCAGGGGACCACACTGACCATCGTTGGCTCTGGTGGGTTCTCGCTCCGGCTCCGCAGGCCCGCCTGGGCGACCACGGGCTACAGGGTGCGTGTCAACGGCACGGTCGTCGACACGTCCGCGACCCGCCCCGGCTCGTATCACTCGATCGACAGGGTCTGGTCCGACGGGGACACCGTGACGGTCGACATGCCGTTCAGCTTCCGGGTCGAGGCCACTCCTGACGACCCGGACCTGCGGGCGGTCTTCTACGGCCCCATCCATCTGGTGGCCCGGGCTGCGTCCACGACGACGCTGTCCTTTTCGTTGGACCGGCTCACCCGGCTGTCTGGGGATCTCGTGGATGCATTCGCGCCGGTGGCCGGAAAGGCACTCCACTTCACCGTGGGCGATACGGAATTCGTGCCGTTCCTGGAGGGAACGACCGATCCGTTCCACTCATACGTCAAGAACGTCACACCGACCGTCGTGTTCGCCGGCCTCGACAGCGGTGTCGGCAACGTGCGGGGGGCGGATGGGCTGCGGCTGCTGGATGCGGTCTGGCGAAACGCGCCGTTTGCCTCGAAGGGAGACTGGGTCGAGCACGTCAGACAGACCTCGGCGGCATGGCTCGCCGGCGGCTTCATCAGCAATGCGGACCACCAGAAACTCCTGACGACGGCGGGCAGGGCGCGGGTGTTGCCATGA
- a CDS encoding ABC transporter substrate-binding protein: protein MKRALFNVASAVLLILAFGPGLALAKDKIVLGFSQVGAESEWRTANTQSIKDAAAQAGITLKFSDAQQKQENQIKAIRSFIAQRVDVIAFSPVVETGWEPVLREAKRARIPVILTDRAVSAKDESLWVTFLGSDFVEEGRRAAKWLVDYAPVKELAAKGEVNIVELQGTVGSAPAIDRKKGFEEVLKGHPKFKIIRSQTGDFTRAKGKEVMEAFLKAEGKKINVLYAHNDDMAIGAIQAIEEAGLRPGKDIVIVSIDAVKGAFEAMMAGKLNCTVECSPLLGPQLMSLVKDVVAGKSVPRRIVTEEGVFPQEVAAKEFPNRKY from the coding sequence ATGAAGAGAGCCCTGTTCAACGTAGCGTCCGCAGTCCTTCTCATCCTTGCGTTTGGCCCGGGACTTGCCCTGGCCAAGGACAAGATAGTGCTTGGCTTCTCCCAGGTGGGTGCGGAGAGCGAGTGGCGCACGGCCAACACCCAGTCGATCAAGGATGCCGCCGCGCAGGCGGGTATCACCCTGAAGTTCTCCGACGCACAACAGAAGCAGGAGAATCAAATCAAGGCGATCCGCTCCTTCATCGCCCAGCGGGTGGATGTGATTGCCTTCTCGCCGGTGGTCGAGACGGGCTGGGAGCCTGTCCTCCGGGAGGCCAAGCGCGCCAGGATTCCCGTCATCCTGACCGACCGCGCCGTCTCCGCGAAGGACGAGTCGCTCTGGGTCACCTTCCTGGGCTCGGACTTCGTGGAGGAGGGCCGCCGCGCCGCGAAGTGGCTGGTCGACTACGCGCCGGTCAAGGAGCTGGCCGCCAAGGGTGAGGTCAACATCGTCGAGCTCCAGGGCACCGTCGGCTCCGCTCCCGCCATCGACCGCAAGAAGGGCTTCGAGGAGGTCCTGAAGGGCCATCCGAAGTTCAAGATCATCCGCTCGCAGACCGGCGACTTCACCCGTGCGAAGGGCAAGGAGGTCATGGAGGCGTTCCTCAAGGCCGAGGGCAAGAAGATCAACGTCCTCTACGCGCACAACGACGACATGGCCATTGGCGCCATCCAGGCCATCGAGGAGGCGGGCCTGCGGCCCGGCAAGGACATCGTCATCGTGTCCATCGACGCGGTGAAGGGCGCCTTCGAGGCGATGATGGCCGGCAAGCTGAACTGCACGGTGGAGTGCAGCCCGCTGCTGGGGCCGCAGCTGATGAGCCTCGTGAAGGACGTGGTGGCCGGCAAGTCGGTGCCCCGGCGCATCGTCACGGAGGAGGGCGTGTTCCCGCAGGAGGTCGCCGCCAAGGAGTTCCCGAACCGGAAGTACTGA
- the araA gene encoding L-arabinose isomerase: MIELKKQEVWFLTGSQHLYGDAALATVAADSRKIAEFLDASGKLPVRVVWKPTLTDPEAILNVCLEANNSPDCVGVITWMHTFSPSKMWIAGLSRLQKPLAHLHTQTERELPWDKIDMEFMNLNQSAHGDREFGFIGARLRLERKIVVGYWKDEDVLAKLDGWARAACGLAESRRMKIVRFGGMNMREVAVTGGDRVEAQIQFGWSVNGFAVGDLVGRIADVSDSEVDALISEYEDTYSLVPALRKGGERRMGLRDAARQEIGMRGFLEEGGFSAFTTTFEDLHGLKQLPGLACQRLMAQGYGFGAEGDWKTAALIRIMKVMSAGRPGGVSFMEDYTYHLAKGNELVLGAHMLEVCPSIAEGKPSLEVHPLDIGGKADPCRLVFAAGAGPAVNATLVDMGGRMRMIVNELDVVKPENPMPNLPVAHAVWRPLPDFKRSCEAWILAGGAHHAGFSRAITVSQLQDFAGMVGIEFIHIGRGTELSTLKNELRWNDLAYRLSR, from the coding sequence ATGATCGAGTTGAAGAAGCAGGAAGTCTGGTTCCTCACCGGAAGCCAGCATCTCTATGGTGATGCGGCGCTGGCGACGGTCGCCGCTGATTCACGGAAGATCGCCGAGTTCCTCGACGCCTCCGGGAAGCTTCCCGTCCGCGTGGTCTGGAAGCCCACGCTCACGGATCCCGAGGCGATCCTCAACGTCTGTCTGGAGGCGAACAATTCGCCGGACTGTGTCGGTGTCATCACCTGGATGCACACCTTCTCTCCGTCGAAGATGTGGATCGCCGGGCTCTCGCGCCTCCAGAAGCCTCTCGCCCACCTCCATACCCAGACGGAGCGTGAGCTCCCCTGGGACAAGATCGACATGGAGTTCATGAACCTGAACCAGTCCGCCCACGGTGACCGCGAGTTCGGGTTCATCGGCGCCCGCTTGCGGCTGGAGCGGAAGATCGTCGTTGGCTACTGGAAGGACGAGGACGTCCTGGCGAAGCTCGACGGTTGGGCGAGGGCGGCCTGCGGCCTCGCCGAGTCGCGGCGCATGAAGATCGTCCGCTTCGGCGGCATGAACATGCGGGAGGTGGCCGTCACCGGTGGTGACCGCGTCGAGGCTCAAATCCAGTTCGGCTGGTCCGTGAATGGCTTCGCCGTGGGTGACCTGGTCGGACGCATCGCCGACGTGAGCGATTCCGAGGTGGATGCGCTGATTTCGGAGTACGAGGACACGTACTCGCTCGTTCCGGCCCTCAGGAAGGGGGGCGAGCGGCGCATGGGGCTCCGCGATGCCGCGCGGCAGGAGATTGGAATGCGCGGCTTCCTCGAGGAGGGCGGCTTCAGCGCCTTCACCACCACGTTCGAGGACCTGCATGGGCTCAAGCAGCTGCCCGGCCTCGCCTGCCAGCGGCTCATGGCGCAAGGCTACGGCTTCGGGGCGGAGGGAGATTGGAAGACGGCCGCCCTCATCCGCATCATGAAGGTGATGAGCGCGGGGCGCCCCGGTGGTGTATCCTTCATGGAGGATTACACGTACCACCTGGCCAAGGGGAACGAGCTCGTCCTCGGCGCGCACATGCTCGAGGTCTGCCCGTCCATCGCGGAGGGCAAGCCCTCGCTCGAGGTCCATCCCCTCGACATCGGCGGCAAGGCCGATCCCTGCCGCCTCGTCTTCGCGGCCGGGGCCGGTCCCGCGGTCAACGCGACCCTCGTCGACATGGGCGGCCGCATGCGGATGATCGTGAACGAGCTCGACGTCGTGAAGCCCGAGAACCCGATGCCGAATCTCCCCGTGGCGCACGCCGTCTGGCGCCCCCTGCCCGACTTCAAGCGGAGCTGCGAGGCGTGGATCCTCGCGGGTGGCGCCCACCACGCCGGCTTCAGCCGCGCCATCACCGTCTCCCAGCTCCAGGACTTCGCGGGGATGGTGGGCATCGAGTTCATCCACATCGGGCGTGGGACGGAGCTCTCCACCCTCAAGAACGAGCTTCGTTGGAATGATCTCGCGTACCGGCTGTCCCGGTAG
- a CDS encoding sugar ABC transporter ATP-binding protein — protein sequence MTEAVPVLEVKGISKRFSGVQALRGVDFRLLPGEVHAVMGQNGAGKSTLIKILTGVHRPDAGRILLQGGEIKPRSPSEARKLGISTVYQEVNLCPNLSVAENICLGHDPSEAFAIRWKQMNRKAEALLADLNIHIDVTAPLSAYSIAVQQVCAIARALSTQAKILILDEPTSSLAEDEVKMLLSVMRKLKAQGMAILFVTHFLDQIFEISDRITILRNGELVGEYPVTELSRIELVTRMVGREVAEAGPSRAKSVRLPSAEVAQGEEAEAPFLSAEGLGRRGSVQDVGLEVKRGKALGMGGLLGSGRTEIARLLFGIDRAEEGSIKIEGKSAQLSSPLKAIQHGIGFCPEDRKHEGIVGELSIRENMVLALQAKRGIFRTLSRKQQDELAETYIKALGIKTPDAEKPISQLSGGNQQKVLLARWLATDPRMLILDEPTRGIDVAAKLEIMEKVMELCDKGMAILFISSEIEEVLCYSDRIAVMRDRRKVGEIEAGEADESTVFKIIAGGQA from the coding sequence ATGACTGAAGCCGTTCCGGTGCTCGAAGTGAAGGGAATCTCGAAGCGCTTCTCCGGTGTCCAGGCTCTCCGGGGGGTCGACTTCCGCCTCCTGCCGGGCGAGGTCCACGCGGTGATGGGCCAGAATGGCGCGGGCAAGTCGACGTTGATCAAGATCCTCACGGGCGTCCATCGCCCGGACGCGGGACGCATCCTCCTCCAGGGGGGCGAAATCAAGCCCAGGAGCCCGAGCGAGGCCCGGAAGCTTGGGATCAGCACGGTCTACCAGGAGGTGAACCTCTGCCCGAACCTGTCGGTCGCCGAGAACATCTGCCTCGGGCATGACCCCTCCGAGGCCTTCGCCATCCGGTGGAAGCAGATGAACCGGAAGGCGGAGGCCCTCCTGGCGGACCTCAACATCCACATCGACGTCACCGCTCCGCTCTCCGCCTATTCGATCGCGGTGCAGCAGGTGTGCGCCATCGCCCGCGCGCTGAGCACGCAGGCGAAGATCCTCATCCTCGACGAGCCGACCTCGAGCCTCGCCGAGGATGAGGTGAAGATGCTCCTGTCGGTCATGAGGAAGCTCAAGGCCCAGGGGATGGCCATCCTCTTCGTCACCCACTTCCTGGATCAGATCTTCGAGATCTCCGACCGCATCACGATCCTCAGGAACGGCGAGCTCGTCGGCGAATACCCCGTCACCGAGTTGTCGCGCATCGAGCTGGTGACCCGGATGGTCGGCCGCGAGGTCGCCGAGGCAGGTCCGAGCAGGGCCAAGAGCGTCCGCCTCCCGTCGGCGGAGGTGGCCCAGGGCGAGGAGGCCGAGGCGCCCTTCCTCAGCGCGGAGGGACTTGGACGAAGGGGCTCGGTCCAGGACGTGGGCCTGGAGGTGAAGCGGGGCAAGGCCCTGGGCATGGGAGGTCTCCTGGGCTCGGGGCGGACGGAGATCGCCCGGCTGCTCTTCGGCATCGACCGGGCCGAGGAGGGCTCCATCAAGATCGAGGGGAAGTCGGCGCAGCTCTCCTCGCCCCTGAAGGCCATCCAGCACGGCATCGGCTTCTGCCCGGAGGACCGTAAGCACGAGGGCATCGTGGGCGAGCTGTCGATCCGCGAGAACATGGTGCTCGCCCTGCAGGCGAAGCGGGGCATCTTCCGTACGCTCTCCCGGAAGCAGCAGGACGAGCTCGCGGAAACCTATATCAAGGCCCTCGGCATCAAGACCCCCGATGCGGAGAAGCCCATTTCCCAGCTCTCGGGCGGAAACCAGCAGAAGGTGCTCCTGGCGCGCTGGCTGGCCACCGACCCGCGAATGCTCATCCTCGACGAGCCGACCCGCGGCATCGACGTGGCGGCGAAGCTCGAGATCATGGAGAAGGTCATGGAGCTGTGTGACAAGGGGATGGCCATCCTCTTCATCTCCTCGGAAATCGAAGAGGTCCTCTGCTACTCGGACCGCATCGCGGTCATGCGCGACCGCCGCAAGGTGGGCGAAATCGAGGCGGGCGAGGCGGACGAGAGCACGGTGTTCAAGATCATCGCGGGAGGTCAGGCATGA
- a CDS encoding ABC transporter permease yields MSVSTSELVRGLAKKRVFWPLVTLALLLLFNLAFNPHFFSITIREGHLYGSLIDILNRAAPLMIVAMGLTLVIATHGIDISVGAVVAIAGAVAATMIGGQLDLSGGAQDATRYPLVLVIIVTLAVAMLFGMWNGMLISFFGMQPIIATLILLVMGRGVAQLITEGQIITIYYTPYFFIGNGFLAGLPFSLFIVAAVLALLLLLTRKTALGLFIEAVGLNPVAARFAGVRARAITFWAYAFSGLCAGIAGLIVSSNVKSADGNNAGLLFELDAILAVVLGGTALNGGRFTLVGSVLGALIIQTLTTTIYSVGVPPEVTLVVKAVVVFLVSILQSDKVRNRIATLGKLREAL; encoded by the coding sequence ATGAGCGTCTCGACGTCCGAGCTCGTGCGGGGTCTGGCCAAGAAGCGGGTCTTCTGGCCGCTGGTCACCCTGGCCCTGCTCCTGCTGTTCAACCTGGCCTTCAATCCGCACTTCTTCTCCATCACCATCCGGGAGGGGCACCTCTACGGAAGTTTGATCGACATCCTCAACCGTGCCGCCCCCCTGATGATCGTCGCCATGGGGCTGACGTTGGTGATCGCCACACACGGCATCGATATTTCCGTGGGGGCGGTGGTGGCCATCGCTGGGGCGGTGGCGGCGACGATGATTGGCGGCCAGCTGGACCTGAGCGGCGGAGCGCAGGACGCGACCCGGTATCCCCTGGTGCTCGTCATCATCGTCACACTGGCCGTGGCGATGCTCTTCGGGATGTGGAACGGCATGCTGATCTCCTTCTTCGGCATGCAGCCCATCATCGCCACGTTGATCCTCCTCGTGATGGGGCGCGGCGTGGCCCAGCTCATCACCGAGGGCCAGATCATCACCATCTACTACACCCCCTATTTCTTCATCGGGAATGGCTTCCTCGCGGGGCTCCCGTTCTCGCTCTTCATCGTGGCCGCCGTGTTGGCGCTGCTCCTGCTGCTCACCCGGAAGACCGCGCTGGGCCTCTTCATCGAGGCGGTCGGCCTCAACCCCGTCGCCGCCCGCTTCGCGGGAGTCCGCGCGCGCGCCATCACCTTCTGGGCCTATGCCTTCAGTGGCCTGTGCGCGGGGATCGCGGGGTTGATCGTCAGCTCGAACGTCAAGAGCGCGGACGGCAACAACGCGGGACTGCTCTTCGAACTGGACGCCATCCTCGCGGTGGTCCTGGGTGGAACCGCGCTCAACGGCGGCCGTTTCACGCTGGTGGGCAGTGTGTTGGGCGCCCTCATCATCCAGACGCTCACCACGACCATCTACTCCGTCGGCGTGCCGCCCGAGGTGACGCTCGTCGTGAAGGCGGTCGTCGTCTTCCTCGTCAGCATCCTGCAGTCCGACAAGGTGCGCAATCGCATCGCCACGCTGGGCAAGCTTCGGGAGGCACTGTGA
- the yjfF gene encoding galactofuranose ABC transporter, permease protein YjfF, which translates to MDNGNTAASAAALPALTPAHSRPRLDPRYLPLVVTLGLFVAMFGAGSVAFEGFFSLQVFLNLFVDNAFLLIAAIGMTFVIISGGIDLSVGSVIALTTMVLATLVENRGWSPALVIPLVLLMGAAIGLVHGVVIQYFEVQPFIVTLAGMFLARGLCYLISIDSISITNPFFSDISAVQIPLPFDTSISVNVVMALGMLVVAIYLAHYTRFGRTLYAIGGSEQSALLMGLPVARTKILTYTFSGFCSALAGIAFTFYMLSGYGLHAQGMEMDAIAAAVVGGTLLTGGSGYVVGTLVGVLIYGTIQTLIMFEGSLSSWWTKIVIGLLLLVFCLLQKALARGPRSKGPIPATREVNGQQLPASASTERTAHAGG; encoded by the coding sequence ATGGACAATGGCAACACCGCTGCTTCCGCCGCGGCACTCCCCGCCCTGACGCCGGCGCATTCGAGGCCCCGCCTGGATCCGCGTTACCTGCCGCTCGTGGTCACCCTGGGGCTCTTCGTGGCGATGTTCGGGGCGGGCTCGGTCGCGTTCGAGGGCTTCTTCTCGCTCCAGGTCTTCCTCAACCTCTTCGTCGACAACGCCTTCCTGTTGATCGCCGCGATCGGGATGACCTTCGTCATCATCTCCGGAGGCATCGATCTCTCGGTGGGCTCGGTGATCGCGCTGACGACCATGGTCCTGGCGACCCTGGTCGAGAACCGGGGCTGGAGCCCCGCGCTGGTCATTCCGTTGGTCCTGCTGATGGGGGCGGCCATCGGCCTGGTCCACGGGGTCGTCATCCAATACTTCGAAGTCCAGCCCTTCATCGTCACGCTGGCGGGCATGTTCCTCGCGCGAGGGCTTTGCTACCTCATCAGCATCGACTCGATTTCCATCACGAATCCGTTCTTCAGCGATATCTCCGCGGTTCAAATCCCGCTGCCATTCGATACCTCCATCTCCGTCAACGTCGTCATGGCGCTGGGGATGTTGGTGGTGGCGATCTACCTCGCTCACTACACGCGCTTCGGGAGGACCCTCTATGCGATTGGCGGGAGCGAACAGTCCGCCCTGCTGATGGGCCTTCCGGTGGCGAGGACGAAGATCCTCACCTACACGTTCAGCGGCTTCTGCTCCGCCCTGGCGGGAATCGCCTTCACCTTCTACATGCTGTCCGGGTACGGGCTGCACGCGCAGGGAATGGAGATGGACGCCATCGCGGCGGCGGTGGTCGGTGGAACCCTGCTCACCGGGGGCTCGGGCTATGTCGTGGGCACCCTGGTCGGCGTGCTGATCTACGGCACCATCCAGACCCTCATCATGTTCGAGGGCAGTCTCAGCTCCTGGTGGACGAAGATCGTCATTGGTCTGTTGTTGCTCGTCTTCTGTCTGTTGCAGAAGGCGCTGGCGCGTGGTCCCCGGAGCAAGGGGCCCATCCCCGCGACCCGGGAGGTCAACGGGCAGCAGCTCCCCGCGTCCGCGTCCACCGAGCGGACGGCCCATGCCGGCGGGTAG
- a CDS encoding L-ribulose-5-phosphate 4-epimerase — MESKYRELKERAWAANMEIPRRGLAIYTFGNVSALDAGAGVFAIKPSGVAYEKLQVDDMVVVDLEGRIVEGTLRPSSDTRTHVVLYRNLKGLGGIVHTHSTYATGWAQACMPIPIYGTTHADHLAEDVPCTALMSDEAVGRDYETETGNQILECFRNRNPLHTPMVLVAGHAPFAWGETAEKAVYNAAVLEELAKMAFITRGLSPDAARLSDRLIRKHFERKHGQNAYYGQK; from the coding sequence ATGGAATCGAAATACCGTGAATTGAAGGAACGAGCCTGGGCCGCGAACATGGAGATCCCCCGGCGCGGGCTCGCCATCTACACCTTCGGAAATGTCTCCGCCCTGGATGCCGGGGCGGGCGTCTTCGCCATCAAGCCGAGCGGGGTCGCCTACGAGAAGCTCCAGGTGGACGACATGGTGGTGGTCGATCTCGAGGGGAGGATCGTCGAGGGCACGCTCCGCCCCTCCTCCGACACGAGGACCCATGTCGTCCTGTACCGGAACCTGAAGGGCCTCGGGGGCATCGTCCACACCCACTCGACCTACGCCACGGGCTGGGCCCAGGCCTGCATGCCCATTCCCATCTACGGGACGACCCACGCGGACCACCTGGCCGAAGACGTCCCCTGCACGGCGCTCATGTCCGACGAGGCGGTGGGACGCGACTACGAGACGGAGACCGGGAACCAGATTCTGGAGTGTTTCCGGAACCGCAATCCGTTGCATACCCCCATGGTCCTGGTGGCCGGGCACGCGCCCTTCGCCTGGGGTGAGACCGCCGAGAAGGCGGTCTACAACGCCGCCGTCCTGGAGGAGCTCGCGAAGATGGCGTTCATCACCCGCGGCCTCTCTCCCGACGCGGCCCGCCTCTCCGACCGCCTCATCCGCAAGCACTTCGAGAGGAAGCACGGCCAGAACGCGTACTACGGCCAGAAATAG